The following coding sequences lie in one Monomorium pharaonis isolate MP-MQ-018 chromosome 1, ASM1337386v2, whole genome shotgun sequence genomic window:
- the LOC118646408 gene encoding uncharacterized protein LOC118646408, with the protein MSTRQLENLLVLIGHDINEQSYIREGISVFERLLLTLRFLASGDSISSMSYQYLVGVTTAANIISEICQALWDNLLPIVMTMELSYENWYKISECFSNKWNIPYYVGAIDGKHIIIQISNLYSL; encoded by the exons ATGTCAACAAGGCAACTGGAAAATTTGTTAGTTTTAATTGGCCATGATATTAATGAACAAAGTTATATTAGAGAAGGTATTAGTGTTTTTGAACGTCTTCTTTTGACTTTAAG atttcttgCTTCTGGAGATTCCATCTCCTCAATGTCTTACCAATATTTAGTTGGTGTTACAACTGctgcaaatattatttctgaaatctGTCAAGCTTTATGGGATAATTTGTTGCCAATTGTTATGACAATGGAATTGAGTTATGAAAATTGgtataaaatttctgaatgtttttcaaataaatggaATATTCCTTATTACGTAGGTGCCATTGACggtaaacatattattatccaaataagtaatttatatagTTTGTAA
- the LOC118647323 gene encoding uncharacterized protein LOC118647323: MLLEIKNEEQFQLEEEETLDFYDEYEVPEAEKVDLLEADEEKIYFPEEVICDSVEKTISNDYKRQAVEYWKSGKTKPRSLEGVKQKFRQVTSIRQLRRWENYFIQGGSRPEKLKKISQYTLDHFNEALERKIIIHDIDIARWASQAQNEENVAGFKASEKWVQRFKKAHNIVSRKITKFVTKKSLLSKPDLENKCETFIANVKYYINRFGVENIYNSDQSGFQLEFHSGRTLAQKGIKNVESTVQSISATTHSYTIQPTISADGRLLSPLFIVLKEITGTFGPRVQETLFNAPNIFVTASKSGKLTSNHVKTWLKEVFFPNVGPQSVLLLDSWSGHCPNIVSETKPDSATDIVFLTIPAGTTGKIQPLDVYGFRLWKNFTKYFSDTIVLLNLALDLHNRNNILKLQSLTHHQFSSPRFQNIFKYAWTKSGYVENAYDEYLQVIPIEFETPVDFCFKKNSKVKCDLCDEIAIITCSWCRKSLCITHFFHEHHLCNEYVP, from the coding sequence atgctattagaaataaaaaatgaagaacaatttcaattagaagaggaagaaactttagatttttatGATGAGTATGAGGTGCCAGAAGCGGAAAAAGTTGATTTATTAGAAGCggatgaagaaaaaatctattttccaGAAGAAGTTATTTGTGATTCAGTTgaaaaaacaatatcaaatGACTATAAAAGGCAAGCTGTGGAATACTGGAAAAGTGGTAAGACAAAACCAAGATCGCTTGAAGGAGTTAAGCAAAAATTTAGACAAGTTACATCGATACGACAATTACGACGATGGGAAAACTATTTCATCCAAGGTGGTAGTAGgccagaaaaattaaaaaaaatttctcaatacACATTAGACCATTTTAATGAAGCacttgaaagaaaaatcatcATTCATGACATTGACATCGCTCGATGGGCTTCTCAAGcacaaaatgaagaaaatgtgGCAGGATTTAAAGCTTCAGAGAAATGGgtacaaagatttaaaaaagcacataatattgtatctagaaaaataacaaaatttgttacaaaaaagtcTCTATTATCAAAACctgatttagaaaataaatgcgAGACATTTATTGcaaacgtaaaatattatattaatcgatttggcgtggaaaatatttataattcagaTCAGAGTGGATTTCAGTTAGAATTTCATTCTGGTCGTACTTTAGCTCAAAAAGGTATTAAAAACGTAGAATCTACAGTACAGTCTATATCAGCAACCACGCATAGCTATACAATTCAACCGACTATTTCGGCTGATGGTAGATTATTATCACCTCTTTTCatagtattaaaagaaattacagGAACATTTGGTCCGAGAGTACAAGAAACATTATTCAACGCGCCTAATATCTTTGTTACGGCTTCAAAGTCAGGCAAATTAACATCAAATCATGTAAAAACTTGGCTAAAGGAAGTATTTTTTCCGAATGTCGGGCCACAATCAGTATTGTTGTTAGATTCGTGGAGTGGACATTGTCCTAACATAGTTTCAGAAACTAAACCAGATTCTGCAACAGATATTGTTTTCCTAACTATTCCAGCCGGTACAACGGGAAAAATACAGCCATTAGACGTATACGGATTTCGATTGTGGAAGAATTTCACTAAATACTTTTCTGATACTATTGTGTTGTTAAATCTGGCTTTAGATCttcataatagaaataatatcttgaaattacAATCATTAACACACCATCAATTCTCGTCGCCCaggtttcaaaatatatttaaatatgcgtGGACTAAAAGTGGGTACGTAGAGAATGCATACGATGAATACCTGCAAGTTATACCGATAGAATTTGAAACACCAGTagacttttgttttaaaaagaattctaaagTAAAATGCGATCTTTGTGACGAAATAGCCATTATAACTTGTTCTTGGTGTAGAAAATCGCTttgtataacacattttttccaCGAACATCATCTTTGTAATGAATATGTGCCATAA